The proteins below are encoded in one region of Lytechinus pictus isolate F3 Inbred chromosome 11, Lp3.0, whole genome shotgun sequence:
- the LOC129264658 gene encoding uncharacterized protein LOC129264658, producing the protein MEGFIGYKCAEAGLTTTNIASKISQVTLTNGMVVELASVMNSDLWKSLGTELKCNPVSLNSAMGRVKEKCSKLKKNATTAGKKALEEYLAMAFNLPQRRETKQKMEPSKPQCRNCVGLVRSLETFEKKKEESVHRLQKKLEECEKKRSEDRRSASKKLKALYSIIGEVGCPKDVIQNFKRLRSSRSMWQCKFQALNSTYTRVQSLHRRAVNRCKLYKSRLDRLRSKKSKEPRCKQPKQRPPATLGHVDYIDDLHRNIDELEGQVESFTKPLCTKEGKEYSSSIRQVSYFLQDQGVAEHRVSEVIRTVMESLGNQPVPSLPSTSTQARFASEMKTLSREQVREGVEGEDSLTLKYDGTTKGRLGHLAEIEVATRSATFLTGVYQQPGGTAADYVTSIKASCEGVEEDLLCKVKNTMTDRCTTNSAVDKELEEETGSSINSFRCAMHPLDSFARQVNSILCTEDKKKASALGTTFMPFQKPGESRVQALLRAADKIFNNAASGDNVGIKTYLHDKGLPSTLPRWVGNRFNILFCNSVLLFKCGDGILEYYTKVQRPQNNLQRAFVNAWTSSSKVELRCLGVLQCTVMGPWKGMAGRDLPILEMNNLFLQARNILQDWEQQPSKVLEGVSIFGHDIDDESWASLCQVPPDEIEEVHALISSLIHGIVEVLDRQLSSQLPGGKFWEPSPELTDDAQSCVSTNISGERNFALLDASLLRAPNISIGKAESKVMFKANKTRSWLEDKSLEERRRVINLGVKKAKKVRREDKEKKEQYVEMVRKRVRDKQQKQSEKEGRERDKIEELFEHIIESGIWSGEEIHQHVQTLSKTRASVLLRKQITFRTKILGKKIEKAALSKCSVDELKNILQNIPVEDLDNHYLHTVKDPKYLIGKSIIHRWEEAGKDSWYDGVVDELVEKELKMKYQSSQEPFFMTVAELLTDLYQEDMIINL; encoded by the exons ATGGAAGGTTTCATTGGTTACAAGTGCGCAGAGGCAGGCCTCACAACCACTAACATCGCTTCAAAAATAAGCCAAGTAACTCTGACAAATGGGATGGTTGTAGAACTTGCCTCAGTCATGAACAGTGACCTATGGAAAAGCTTAGGAACAGAGTTAAAATGCAATCCTGTATCACTCAATTCAGCAATGGGGAGGGTGAAGGAGAAGTGTTCCAAGCTGAAGAAGAATGCAACAACTGCTGGGAAGAAGGCCCTTGAAGAGTACTTAGCTATGGCATTCAACCTCCCTCAACGTAGAGAGACGAAGCAGAAGATGGAACCCAGTAAGCCACAGTGTAGAAATTGTGTAGGTCTTGTCAGAAGCTTGGAAacctttgaaaagaaaaaagaagagagtgTGCATCGTCTGCAGAAGAAATTGGAGGAGTGTGAGAAGAAAAGATCAGAGGATAGAAGAAGTGCTTCCAAGAAATTGAAAGCTTTGTATTCCATCATTGGAGAAGTTGGTTGCCCAAAAGATGTCATCCAGAACTTCAAGAGACTTAGATCCAGCCGGTCTATGTGGCAATGTAAATTTCAGGCCCTGAATTCCACTTACACTAGAGTCCAGTCACTGCATCGAAGAGCAGTTAACAGATGTAAACTTTATAAATCCAGACTAGATCGCCTGAGATCCAAGAAGAGCAAAGAACCCAGATGTAAACAGCCCAAGCAAAGACCTCCAGCTACTTTAGGACATGTTGATTATATTGACGACCTTCATCGAAATATTGATGAGTTAGAAGGACAAGTAGAGAGCTTCACCAAACCACTTTGTacgaaggaaggaaaagaatatTCAAGTAGTATCAGACAAGTCTCGTACTTCCTTCAG GACCAAGGTGTGGCGGAGCACAGGGTGAGTGAGGTTATTCGCACAGTGATGGAGAGTCTTGGGAACCAGCCTGTGCCGAGTCTGCCATCAACCTCAACACAAGCCCGCTTTGCTTCTGAAATGAAGACGCTATCAAGAGAACAGGTAAGGGAGGGAGTAGAAGGTGAAGATAGCCTAACCCTCAAGTACGATGGAACCACGAAAGGCCGCCTTGGACACCTGGCAGAGATAGAGGTGGCAACAAGATCAGCAACCTTCCTGACAGGTGTCTACCAGCAACCAGGGGGCACAGCAGCTGATTACGTGACTTCCATCAAGGCATCGTGTGAAGGAGTTGAGGAAGACCTTCTCTGCAAAGTCAAGAACACCATGACTGATAGATGTACCACAAACTCTGCAGTTGACAAGGAATTGGAGGAGGAGACTGGGAGTAGTATTAACTCATTCCGTTGTGCAATGCACCCTTTGGATTCTTTTGCCAGACAGGTCAATAGCATTCTTTGTACCGAAGATAAGAAGAAGGCCTCTGCTTTGGGAACTACGTTTATGCCATTCCAGAAACCTGGAGAGAGTAGAGTCCAAGCACTTCTTAGAGCGGCTGATAAGATATTTAATAATGCAGCAAGTGGGGACAACGTTGGTATAAAGACCTATCTTCATGACAAGGGGCTGCCCTCCACTCTACCACGCTGGGTGGGAAACAGGTTCAACATATTGTTTTGTAATTCAGTCCTTCTGTTTAAGTGCGGCGATGGAATACTTGAGTATTACACCAAGGTGCAGCGTCCTCAGAACAATCTTCAACGAGCATTTGTTAATGCATGGACCTCCTCCTCAAAAGTTGAACTGAGATGTCTTGGTGTTCTCCAGTGTACGGTGATGGGACCCTGGAAGGGCATGGCTGGGAGAGACTTACCAATCCTGGAGATGAACAACTTGTTCCTTCAAGCACGTAACATCCTTCAAGACTGGGAGCAACAGCCTAGCAAAGTCTTGGAAGGTGTATCCATCTTTGGACACGACATTGATGATGAATCATGGGCTTCACTATGTCAAGTTCCCCCTGATGAGATCGAAGAAGTTCACGCTCTTATCAGCAGTCTGATCCATGGCATCGTAGAGGTTCTTGATAGGCAGCTCAGCTCCCAGCTACCTGGAGGCAAGTTCTGGGAACCGTCTCCTGAATTGACAGATGATGCTCAGTCTTGCGTTTCAACAAATATCAGCGGGGAGAGGAACTTTGCCCTTCTTGATGCTAGCCTTCTAAGAGCACCAAACATATCGATAGGGAAGGCCGAAAGTAAAGTGATGTTTAAGGCAAATAAAACAAGGAGCTGGCTCGAAGACAAATCGCtagaagaaagaaggagagtGATCAACCTCGGTGTAAAGAAAGCCAAGAAAGTTAGAAGGGAagataaggagaaaaaggaACAGTATGTTGAAATGGTGAGGAAAAGAGTGCGAGATAAACAGCAGAAGCAATCtgagaaggaaggaagggagagagataaAATTGAAGAACTATTCGAACATATCATCGAAAGTGGTATTTGGAGTGGAGAAGAAATCCACCAGCATGTTCAAACTCTGTCAAAGACGAGGGCTTCTGTTTTGCTCCGGAAGCAAATCACATTCAGGACCAAAATTCTAGGGAAGAAGATAGAGAAGGCAGCACTGTCAAAGTGTTCAGTTGATGAGCTGAAGAACATCCTCCAAAACATCCCAGTTGAAGACTTAGATAATCACTATCTGCATACAGTAAAAGATCCAAAATACTTGATCGGAAAATCTATCATTCATCGTTGGGAAGAAGCTGGCAAGGACAGTTGGTATGATGGAGTAGTTGATGAGCTGGTAGAGAAAGAGTTGAAGATGAAGTATCAGTCTTCCCAGGAGCCTTTCTTCATGACCGTAGCTGAGCTTCTCACTGATCTGTACCAAGAAGATATGATCATCAACTTGTAA